Proteins found in one Nitrosopumilus maritimus SCM1 genomic segment:
- a CDS encoding DUF6659 family protein — translation MAAKKIDLLDIVQKIINLDSKMRFAAIIDPKGNIREAIMKTGKTNLKSQKEEEHFCKQVAQRRAMRKEFDRSLGKVRYVHVEREKVSQMVVYAKRNIIYFTMEPEMPINTKIRLITKIKKLTAGL, via the coding sequence ATGGCAGCAAAGAAAATCGATCTGCTTGATATTGTTCAAAAAATCATTAATTTGGATTCTAAAATGAGATTTGCTGCAATAATTGACCCTAAAGGAAACATCCGAGAGGCAATTATGAAGACAGGAAAAACAAACCTCAAATCTCAAAAAGAAGAAGAGCATTTCTGCAAACAAGTTGCCCAAAGACGTGCTATGAGAAAAGAATTTGATAGATCTTTAGGTAAAGTTCGTTATGTTCATGTTGAAAGAGAAAAAGTATCTCAAATGGTAGTTTATGCAAAAAGAAACATCATCTATTTTACAATGGAACCTGAGATGCCAATTAACACCAAAATCAGACTAATCACAAAAATCAAAAAACTTACTGCAGGTCTTTAA
- a CDS encoding DUF1059 domain-containing protein yields the protein MVNIRCDECGFDCDYFVEGEMEQVVFAYWNHMAKEHGIEYSPETLGRYVKKKILAISS from the coding sequence ATGGTCAACATTAGATGTGATGAATGTGGCTTTGACTGCGATTATTTTGTAGAGGGGGAAATGGAGCAGGTAGTTTTTGCATATTGGAATCATATGGCAAAAGAACACGGAATAGAATATTCTCCTGAAACATTAGGCAGATATGTCAAAAAGAAGATTTTGGCAATCTCTTCCTAG
- a CDS encoding DUF5615 family PIN-like protein, with translation MKILVDENLDGMDDRLKEHGYDALSVRKLNMAGEKLGSDFSIIQYAQKNHLIIVTKDKEFRKASEENDFPLILLDDEEILKVIIEKLKKF, from the coding sequence ATGAAAATTCTTGTAGATGAAAATCTAGATGGTATGGATGATCGTCTCAAAGAACATGGTTATGATGCATTAAGTGTGAGAAAACTTAACATGGCTGGAGAAAAACTTGGTTCTGATTTTTCAATAATACAATATGCTCAAAAAAATCACTTGATAATTGTCACAAAAGACAAAGAATTTCGTAAAGCAAGCGAAGAAAATGATTTTCCATTAATTCTTTTAGATGATGAAGAAATACTCAAAGTAATTATTGAAAAACTAAAAAAATTCTAA
- a CDS encoding elongation factor EF-2, whose translation MVKFKSTSDVMKIIKNKDQIRNFGVIAHVDHGKTTMSDSLLAYSGIIAPSAAGKALAMDFDKEEQQRGITIYQANVTLLFQQKDKEYVINMIDTPGHVDFSGRVIRSLRAIDGAVVVCDAVEGIMTQTETVTRMALEERVKPVLFINKVDRLIKELRLTPEKMQAQLAEVVSNFNQLIDTYAEPEYKEKWKVSIQDASVTFGSAKDRWAINVDLMKERGITFKDVIDAYENEKVADLVEKAPLADAVLGMVVKHHPAPAEAVKYRIPQIWKGDLDSDVGKALLSCSDDGPTIMMIVNMVLDPAAGPVAIGRLFSGTIKDGQTIQIIDEKREGRVQSVNFFMGNQREQVGELGAGNIPALLGLTEARAGNTLSTVKDIPMFEGVKYVSEPVVQVAIEPKHPKDLPKLVEVLKQLTIEDPNLVVKIDEESGETIVAGMGVLHLDVATHRIQDAKVEIVTSEPLINYRETVKAGCEPIMAKSPNRHNKIFMKVEPLEPEIATMLRTGEISDMKDKKVVSDLLKGAGWDTDTIKRVMKFDSRGNVLINGTKGVQFVQESTDSINSGFDEVMKEGPLCKEQMRDCKFTFTHFVPHEDTAHRGLSQLGPASRRACMGALLTAGTAVLEPTLAIEVRVPTDLVGNVATVLSGKRGKVLDMAQKGASSIVTGEIPASETFTLSEEMRGQTAGRATWNTSFKAWTEVPKSMLSAAVSDIRKRKGLAPDPPGANEFIDKE comes from the coding sequence ATGGTAAAATTCAAGTCAACTAGCGATGTTATGAAAATTATCAAAAATAAGGATCAGATCCGAAACTTTGGTGTAATTGCTCACGTTGACCATGGAAAAACTACCATGAGTGACAGCCTTTTAGCTTATTCTGGAATCATTGCGCCATCTGCTGCTGGAAAAGCACTTGCCATGGACTTTGATAAAGAAGAACAACAAAGAGGAATTACAATTTATCAAGCAAACGTCACTTTACTCTTTCAACAAAAAGACAAAGAATACGTCATTAACATGATTGATACCCCTGGACACGTTGACTTTAGTGGAAGGGTAATTCGTAGTCTTAGAGCAATTGATGGTGCAGTTGTTGTTTGTGATGCAGTTGAAGGTATCATGACTCAGACTGAAACTGTAACTAGAATGGCTCTTGAAGAGAGAGTAAAACCTGTATTGTTTATCAACAAAGTAGACAGACTCATCAAAGAATTACGTTTAACTCCTGAAAAAATGCAGGCGCAACTTGCAGAAGTTGTTTCAAACTTTAACCAATTAATTGATACTTATGCTGAACCAGAATACAAAGAAAAATGGAAAGTTTCAATTCAAGATGCTAGCGTGACGTTTGGTTCTGCAAAAGACAGATGGGCAATCAATGTTGATTTGATGAAAGAGAGAGGAATTACATTCAAAGACGTTATTGATGCATATGAAAATGAAAAGGTTGCAGACCTAGTCGAGAAAGCACCTTTAGCTGATGCAGTACTTGGAATGGTTGTAAAACATCATCCAGCTCCTGCTGAAGCTGTGAAATACAGAATTCCGCAAATTTGGAAAGGTGATTTGGATTCTGATGTTGGTAAAGCGTTACTCTCATGCAGTGATGATGGTCCAACAATTATGATGATTGTAAACATGGTATTAGATCCTGCAGCAGGACCTGTTGCAATTGGAAGGTTGTTCTCTGGAACAATCAAAGATGGACAAACTATTCAAATTATAGATGAAAAACGTGAAGGAAGAGTTCAATCTGTTAACTTTTTCATGGGAAACCAAAGAGAACAAGTAGGTGAACTTGGAGCTGGAAACATTCCTGCATTATTGGGATTAACTGAAGCTAGAGCAGGTAATACACTATCTACTGTTAAAGATATTCCAATGTTTGAAGGTGTCAAATACGTTTCAGAACCTGTTGTTCAAGTTGCAATTGAACCAAAACATCCTAAAGATTTACCTAAACTAGTTGAAGTTCTCAAACAATTAACAATCGAAGATCCTAACCTTGTCGTAAAGATTGATGAGGAGAGTGGTGAGACTATTGTTGCAGGTATGGGTGTATTGCACTTGGATGTTGCAACTCACCGTATTCAAGATGCTAAAGTCGAGATTGTAACTTCTGAACCTTTGATTAACTACAGAGAAACTGTCAAAGCTGGTTGTGAACCAATTATGGCAAAATCCCCAAACAGACACAACAAGATTTTCATGAAAGTAGAGCCACTCGAGCCTGAAATTGCTACTATGCTTAGAACTGGTGAAATCAGTGACATGAAAGACAAGAAAGTAGTCTCTGATTTGCTCAAAGGTGCTGGATGGGATACTGATACAATCAAGAGAGTTATGAAATTTGATTCTCGTGGTAATGTTTTGATTAACGGAACAAAAGGTGTTCAATTTGTACAAGAATCAACTGATTCTATTAATTCTGGATTTGATGAAGTAATGAAAGAAGGCCCTCTCTGTAAAGAGCAAATGAGAGACTGTAAATTCACATTCACTCACTTTGTTCCTCATGAGGATACTGCACACAGAGGTCTATCTCAATTAGGACCTGCATCTCGTAGAGCATGTATGGGGGCATTACTTACTGCAGGAACTGCTGTACTTGAACCAACCTTAGCAATTGAAGTTCGTGTACCAACTGATTTGGTAGGAAATGTTGCAACTGTTCTTTCAGGAAAACGTGGTAAAGTTCTAGATATGGCTCAAAAAGGTGCATCAAGTATTGTTACTGGAGAGATACCAGCTTCTGAAACCTTTACGCTATCTGAAGAGATGAGAGGTCAAACAGCCGGTCGTGCAACATGGAATACTTCATTCAAAGCATGGACTGAAGTCCCAAAATCAATGTTGTCTGCTGCAGTCTCTGATATTCGAAAGAGAAAAGGTCTTGCTCCAGATCCACCTGGTGCAAACGAATTCATCGATAAAGAGTAA
- a CDS encoding radical SAM protein, with translation MLEQLVGDSKALDRAIAGEDLSYNDGMDLMNYDNLHLLGAVADARRKELVGDTVTFAASYYMNYTNVCAASCQMCAFYRKDGAEDAYTLTPQEIEQRVGIAKQMGATEVHIVGGFHPKLPLEYYEDMMRIIKKHHPQLNIKALTAAEIFYLSKLTKNSTKEILSRLKDAGLDSMPGGGAELFHPEIRKQIVRGKCTGQEWLDVIEEAHTMGIQSNVTMLYGHIEKPEHIVDHLIKIRDLQKKTNGFITLIPLKFSLDNTELEQEHLVNNECSSVYDLRVIALSRLMLANYLNNISVYWVAYGKKLAQVALSNGGSDLVGTAFSEEIYRAAGKATNSSVDELATMVKEIGRVPAQRNTHFGILKNF, from the coding sequence ATGTTGGAGCAATTAGTAGGTGACTCTAAGGCATTAGATCGAGCAATTGCAGGAGAAGATTTGTCCTACAATGACGGTATGGATTTGATGAATTATGATAATTTACATCTTCTTGGTGCAGTTGCTGATGCTCGAAGAAAAGAGTTGGTTGGTGATACTGTAACTTTTGCAGCATCTTATTACATGAATTACACAAATGTCTGTGCTGCAAGTTGTCAAATGTGTGCCTTTTACCGAAAAGATGGTGCTGAAGATGCATATACGCTAACTCCTCAAGAAATTGAACAAAGAGTTGGAATTGCAAAACAAATGGGAGCAACTGAAGTACACATTGTTGGAGGATTTCATCCAAAACTTCCATTAGAATACTATGAAGACATGATGAGAATAATCAAAAAACATCATCCTCAACTAAACATTAAAGCATTAACTGCTGCAGAAATTTTCTATTTATCAAAACTGACAAAAAATTCTACTAAAGAAATTTTATCTCGTTTAAAAGATGCTGGACTTGATTCAATGCCTGGTGGTGGTGCTGAACTATTTCATCCAGAAATTAGAAAACAAATTGTTCGAGGAAAATGTACTGGACAAGAATGGTTAGATGTAATTGAAGAAGCACATACCATGGGAATTCAAAGTAATGTAACTATGCTTTATGGACATATAGAAAAACCTGAGCACATTGTTGATCATCTCATTAAAATTCGTGACTTGCAAAAAAAGACAAATGGATTTATCACTCTTATTCCTCTCAAATTTAGCCTTGATAATACTGAATTAGAACAAGAACATTTAGTAAATAATGAATGTTCTTCTGTGTATGACTTGAGAGTGATTGCATTGTCTCGTTTAATGCTTGCAAATTATTTGAACAACATTTCTGTTTATTGGGTAGCATATGGTAAGAAACTTGCTCAAGTAGCATTATCTAATGGTGGTAGTGATCTTGTTGGTACTGCCTTTTCTGAAGAAATTTATCGCGCTGCAGGAAAAGCAACTAACTCTTCAGTAGATGAACTCGCAACTATGGTAAAAGAGATAGGACGTGTTCCTGCACAACGAAATACTCATTTTGGAATTTTAAAGAATTTTTAA
- a CDS encoding DUF5679 domain-containing protein — protein sequence MTIGYCVKCRDKREIGGAKPYTMKNGKPAIKGTCPTCSTAIFRIGRG from the coding sequence ATGACAATAGGATATTGCGTAAAGTGCCGAGACAAACGAGAAATCGGTGGCGCTAAACCATACACAATGAAAAATGGTAAACCTGCAATCAAAGGCACATGCCCAACATGTAGTACAGCCATTTTCAGAATCGGTAGAGGATAA
- a CDS encoding tetratricopeptide repeat protein: protein MEKIQELVFHGKALLEDGKFDDALGFFEQALLLNQEDPDLWNYKGITLRSLGRYEEAMDCFNKSLKIDPRDRHSS from the coding sequence GTGGAAAAAATCCAAGAACTTGTATTTCATGGTAAGGCTCTCTTAGAAGATGGAAAATTTGATGATGCCTTGGGATTTTTTGAACAAGCACTTCTTCTGAATCAAGAAGATCCTGATTTGTGGAATTACAAGGGTATCACATTACGAAGCCTTGGTAGATACGAAGAAGCAATGGATTGTTTTAACAAATCTCTAAAAATTGATCCTCGAGATAGACATTCTTCTTGA
- a CDS encoding sugar isomerase gives MNTIDAFEKDIHLQVDFLKSFKKQKPISKSLQKNTIFTGSGDSLISSMLAESFSEGMVHAMDPLDLYKNKHLVKSKRVYFVSISGNTITNIKVAKLTKKSIAITSKSDSRLAKASDDVILLDAPTNHVFTAGSITFLESALTCISLVKPLSISKSEEVFKKAKFDAKKSNLSKKVYVLGNLLTFPIAMFCAAKFYEVLGYDVHYSRIEQFSHMELFSAKRSDTVIIFEEKNTHNRQLAKNLARVGINVIHPNLPSGKIPQLLYCIFFSEFLALYEAKKKHKKDCHFVTAKKIRNVSNQMIY, from the coding sequence GTGAATACCATTGATGCATTTGAGAAAGACATTCATCTGCAAGTTGATTTTCTAAAATCCTTTAAAAAACAAAAACCAATTTCAAAATCTCTTCAAAAAAATACTATTTTTACTGGCAGTGGGGATTCGTTAATCTCTTCAATGCTTGCTGAATCTTTTTCAGAGGGCATGGTACACGCAATGGATCCGTTAGATTTGTACAAGAACAAACATTTGGTAAAATCAAAACGAGTATATTTTGTTTCCATCTCAGGAAATACAATTACAAACATCAAAGTTGCTAAACTAACAAAAAAATCAATTGCAATCACTTCAAAATCTGATAGCAGACTAGCAAAAGCATCTGATGATGTAATTTTACTAGATGCTCCAACTAATCATGTCTTCACTGCAGGAAGCATCACCTTTTTGGAAAGTGCCCTTACTTGTATCTCCCTTGTTAAACCTCTCTCTATTTCAAAATCTGAGGAAGTATTCAAGAAAGCAAAGTTTGATGCCAAAAAATCCAACCTCTCAAAAAAGGTCTATGTTCTAGGCAACCTCTTGACATTTCCTATTGCAATGTTTTGTGCAGCCAAATTCTATGAGGTATTGGGATATGATGTGCATTATTCTAGAATAGAACAGTTCTCTCACATGGAGTTATTTTCTGCAAAAAGGAGTGACACTGTGATAATCTTTGAAGAAAAAAATACTCACAACAGACAACTTGCTAAAAATTTGGCCAGAGTTGGCATTAACGTGATTCATCCTAATCTTCCATCTGGTAAGATACCACAACTATTGTATTGCATATTTTTCTCCGAATTTCTTGCACTCTATGAGGCAAAAAAGAAACACAAGAAAGATTGCCATTTTGTTACTGCAAAAAAGATTCGTAATGTAAGCAACCAAATGATCTATTGA
- a CDS encoding Lrp/AsnC family transcriptional regulator codes for MDLDKTDEKILRNLMVDARLSARQLALKLGMSTVTVLSRIKKMEKEKIINGYSAIIDHEKLGYSLTAIIEIIAKNDKVVDIEEEISKFENVCGVYDITGSTDTIIIAKFKERNELSRFVKKLASIPNVENTITHVVLNTAKEDFRLS; via the coding sequence GTGGATTTAGATAAAACTGATGAAAAAATTCTCAGAAATTTGATGGTGGATGCACGACTATCAGCAAGGCAATTAGCACTAAAACTTGGAATGTCTACTGTAACAGTTCTATCAAGAATTAAAAAAATGGAAAAAGAGAAGATCATTAACGGGTATTCTGCAATAATTGATCATGAAAAACTTGGATATTCGCTTACTGCAATAATTGAAATCATTGCAAAAAATGACAAAGTTGTAGATATTGAAGAAGAAATATCAAAATTTGAGAATGTTTGTGGAGTTTACGACATTACAGGTTCCACAGATACCATAATCATTGCAAAATTTAAAGAAAGAAATGAGCTGAGTAGATTTGTTAAAAAATTGGCTTCAATCCCTAATGTTGAAAATACAATTACACATGTAGTATTAAATACTGCAAAAGAAGATTTCAGATTATCATAG
- a CDS encoding DnaJ domain-containing protein, whose protein sequence is MKIASIFLISLVLLLVQTSYAQEKELDMELEISDEEKIIIFGGFSIAVIGLFLFLARDVILRRKTTYDKEELESKKDKTNEKYHSDWGDDYEEIGTRRNTIKDKEFREAARNDELPNYYEILRVSRDATQEEIKKSFRELAKKTHPDKTKEDSEEEMSKLNKAYEILSDEESRERYDKYFVD, encoded by the coding sequence TTGAAGATTGCAAGTATTTTTCTAATATCATTAGTTTTACTGTTAGTTCAAACATCATATGCACAAGAAAAAGAACTAGATATGGAATTAGAGATATCAGATGAAGAAAAAATAATTATTTTTGGAGGATTTTCAATTGCAGTGATTGGATTGTTTTTGTTTTTAGCAAGAGATGTTATTCTTAGAAGAAAAACAACATATGACAAAGAAGAATTAGAATCAAAAAAAGACAAAACAAATGAAAAATATCATTCAGATTGGGGGGATGATTATGAAGAGATTGGAACTAGAAGAAATACTATCAAAGATAAAGAATTCAGAGAAGCTGCACGAAATGATGAACTACCAAACTATTATGAGATTTTAAGAGTGTCACGAGATGCAACACAAGAAGAAATAAAGAAAAGTTTCAGAGAACTTGCAAAAAAGACACATCCAGACAAAACAAAAGAAGATTCAGAAGAAGAGATGTCAAAATTAAACAAAGCATATGAGATTTTATCTGATGAAGAGAGTAGAGAAAGATATGACAAGTATTTTGTAGATTAG
- a CDS encoding tetratricopeptide repeat protein: MNNIDRMLAEAYECVEEGDFHDAISLYDLVLKREPSNIGALIDKGVTLQNMGRIKLAVRTYDKALLLSPQNIDALLNKGTALHSAQKYDEAMECYDAVLKVDKKCAMALAYKGLSLGETGKLQDALKHFKKALSIDKEFDLASISKDIAKDLLKSINQNKIKTQ; this comes from the coding sequence TTGAATAACATAGATCGTATGCTGGCTGAAGCCTATGAATGTGTTGAAGAAGGTGACTTTCATGATGCAATCAGTCTTTATGATCTTGTACTCAAACGCGAGCCTTCAAACATTGGAGCTCTAATCGATAAAGGTGTAACACTGCAAAATATGGGCCGAATAAAACTTGCAGTCAGAACTTATGATAAAGCATTATTGCTTTCTCCTCAAAACATCGATGCATTACTAAATAAAGGAACTGCATTACATTCTGCTCAAAAATATGATGAAGCAATGGAATGTTATGATGCTGTTTTAAAAGTTGATAAAAAATGTGCAATGGCATTGGCATACAAGGGATTGTCTTTAGGAGAAACTGGAAAACTTCAAGATGCATTAAAACATTTTAAGAAAGCATTATCCATCGACAAAGAATTTGATTTAGCAAGTATTTCAAAAGATATTGCTAAAGATTTACTAAAATCAATTAATCAGAATAAAATCAAAACACAGTAA
- a CDS encoding MqnA/MqnD/SBP family protein, whose product MEISVGHTPDSDDAFMFYGMFTGKVPSPDFKVNHVIEDIEKLNQKATDPQLDVTAVSVHACAYIPGYTILRSGGSFGIGYGPIVTARGQMTIDEIKKCKIAIPGKMTSAFLLLQLMIGKFDYVEMNFSDIPEAVKSGKVDAGLVIHETQLSYAQEGNVKILDVGEWWDKTTNGLPVPLGINVMKTDLGMDTIHKFDKYLQASIEYGLDNLEDAIEYAMQYSRGKPRDLIEKFVKMYVNKVTVNMGDAGEESIRRVFEMAKEKDLVPDFELSIAIK is encoded by the coding sequence ATGGAAATTTCAGTAGGTCATACTCCTGATTCAGATGATGCATTCATGTTTTATGGAATGTTTACAGGAAAAGTTCCATCACCAGATTTCAAAGTGAATCATGTCATTGAAGATATCGAGAAATTAAATCAGAAAGCTACTGATCCGCAATTAGATGTCACAGCAGTTTCAGTACATGCTTGCGCATACATCCCAGGATACACAATATTGCGTAGTGGTGGAAGTTTTGGAATTGGATATGGTCCAATTGTTACTGCAAGAGGACAGATGACTATTGATGAGATAAAAAAATGTAAAATTGCAATTCCAGGAAAGATGACATCTGCATTTTTGTTGCTACAATTAATGATTGGAAAGTTTGATTATGTTGAAATGAATTTTAGTGATATTCCAGAGGCTGTAAAATCAGGTAAAGTTGATGCAGGATTGGTAATTCATGAGACACAATTATCATATGCACAGGAAGGAAATGTCAAAATTCTAGATGTAGGAGAATGGTGGGATAAAACCACAAATGGATTACCAGTTCCACTAGGAATCAATGTTATGAAAACAGATTTGGGAATGGATACAATCCACAAATTTGACAAGTATCTACAAGCATCAATTGAGTATGGATTAGATAATTTAGAAGATGCAATAGAATATGCAATGCAATACTCTAGGGGAAAACCAAGAGATTTGATTGAAAAATTTGTAAAAATGTATGTCAATAAAGTAACTGTAAACATGGGAGATGCTGGAGAAGAATCAATTCGAAGGGTGTTTGAAATGGCAAAAGAAAAAGATCTTGTTCCAGATTTTGAATTAAGCATCGCCATCAAGTAA
- a CDS encoding MTH1187 family thiamine-binding protein, which yields MIHAEISVYPMATKTTSASFYIAKAIESIQKIENLKYEINPMGTILESDDMETINKATKQMTETVHNLGIDRVEVIIKIDSRKDKQQSGEEKLESIKKHLN from the coding sequence ATGATTCATGCAGAAATTAGCGTTTATCCAATGGCAACAAAAACTACCAGCGCAAGTTTTTACATTGCAAAAGCAATTGAATCAATTCAAAAAATTGAAAATCTGAAATATGAAATTAATCCAATGGGCACCATTTTAGAATCGGATGACATGGAGACAATCAATAAAGCTACAAAACAAATGACTGAAACAGTGCATAATTTAGGAATTGACAGAGTGGAAGTAATAATAAAAATTGATTCAAGGAAAGACAAACAGCAAAGTGGAGAAGAAAAATTAGAATCTATTAAAAAACATCTAAATTAA
- a CDS encoding FAD-binding oxidoreductase, giving the protein MNSVETQLKKIIRGKVHSETEFRKFYSVDASSYQIFPKTIVIPKNEKDVINTIKIAKKYKTNVTVRGAGTGLVGSALNNGIILDMKNFDSIKIKKNYAIVGTGVVKGKLDEKLERYRKFFPPNPSVGSFCSIGGMLGNNSSGSRSLKYGSMIDNVLEVTIIDGNEKKIVLPKDEKLSNKIQKKIKIDEKKIPKVSKNSSGYRIDKIISNKDSHKIIVGSEGTLGIIISAKLKIKNIPKKRILFVVEYNSIKNAINDCLTINKTNPSAMEFVDKITLQQINHKFHKNTKCLLFVEYDEKISQNMKKFKMIISGNIIKKLTKKQDIFQWWKYRDSSLYYSLKNIKKENRIPHVIEDAAVPIEKLPELFDILDKINKKFKTKSVIYGHIGNGNLHVRLIGKRKKITQIKNIAKQYFDEIINIGGTITAEHGDGLARSEFIKKQYGKINFETFQKIKNQFDPNNVLNPGKIISEKSTIIKNFEKL; this is encoded by the coding sequence ATGAATTCAGTAGAAACACAACTAAAAAAAATCATCAGGGGAAAAGTTCATTCAGAAACAGAATTTAGGAAATTTTATTCTGTGGATGCTAGTTCGTATCAAATATTTCCAAAAACAATAGTTATTCCAAAAAATGAAAAGGATGTAATAAACACAATAAAAATTGCAAAAAAATACAAAACCAATGTGACTGTACGTGGTGCAGGTACAGGTTTAGTTGGAAGTGCGTTAAATAATGGAATCATTTTAGATATGAAAAATTTTGATTCAATCAAAATAAAGAAAAATTATGCAATAGTTGGAACAGGGGTAGTAAAAGGAAAATTAGATGAAAAATTAGAGAGATATAGAAAATTTTTTCCACCAAATCCTTCAGTAGGATCATTTTGTTCAATTGGAGGAATGTTAGGAAATAATTCCAGTGGAAGTAGAAGTTTAAAGTATGGAAGTATGATTGACAATGTATTAGAAGTAACAATTATTGATGGCAATGAAAAAAAAATTGTTCTCCCAAAAGATGAAAAATTATCCAATAAAATTCAAAAGAAAATAAAAATTGATGAAAAGAAAATTCCAAAAGTATCTAAAAATTCTTCAGGATACAGAATAGATAAAATTATTTCAAATAAAGATAGTCACAAAATCATTGTTGGTTCTGAAGGAACATTAGGAATTATAATATCAGCAAAATTAAAAATAAAAAATATACCAAAAAAAAGAATTCTTTTTGTTGTAGAGTATAACTCAATTAAAAATGCAATAAATGATTGCTTGACAATAAACAAAACAAATCCATCTGCTATGGAATTTGTTGATAAAATAACATTACAACAAATTAATCATAAATTTCATAAAAATACAAAATGTTTACTTTTTGTAGAATATGATGAAAAAATTAGTCAAAATATGAAAAAATTCAAAATGATAATTTCAGGAAATATTATAAAAAAACTGACAAAAAAACAAGACATCTTCCAATGGTGGAAATATAGAGATTCATCGTTATATTATAGCCTCAAAAACATAAAAAAAGAAAATAGAATCCCCCACGTAATTGAAGATGCAGCAGTACCAATAGAAAAGTTACCAGAATTATTCGACATACTAGATAAGATCAATAAAAAATTCAAAACAAAATCAGTAATCTATGGCCATATTGGAAATGGGAATCTTCATGTAAGATTAATTGGGAAAAGAAAGAAAATAACACAAATTAAAAATATTGCAAAACAATACTTTGATGAAATTATCAATATTGGAGGGACGATAACTGCAGAACATGGAGATGGTTTAGCACGTTCAGAATTTATCAAAAAACAATATGGAAAAATTAACTTTGAGACATTTCAAAAAATAAAAAACCAATTTGACCCAAACAACGTATTAAATCCAGGAAAAATAATTAGTGAAAAAAGTACAATAATCAAAAATTTTGAAAAATTGTAA
- a CDS encoding O-methyltransferase, which translates to MNKAIFEVLEKLEKQSSLEKSRQVNVSSDERMLAITKETGELLNMLIRLKNAKNMLEVGMSVGYSTIWCAEAIIENNGKIITIEQNAKKIQRAKENFQNANVSEHIAIQEGLAMQILQELSLNEDYKVFFDFVLIDADKENVIEYFDMILPMVSVGGVIVTDNMLYPEKYRESMKEYSSHIQAIQNVRTITSPIGNGEEITIKLR; encoded by the coding sequence ATGAATAAAGCAATTTTCGAAGTTTTAGAAAAATTAGAAAAACAATCATCATTAGAAAAATCAAGACAAGTAAATGTTTCATCTGATGAAAGAATGTTAGCAATAACAAAAGAAACGGGAGAATTACTCAATATGCTAATACGTCTAAAAAATGCAAAAAATATGCTAGAGGTTGGAATGTCGGTAGGATATTCAACAATATGGTGTGCTGAAGCAATTATTGAGAATAATGGAAAAATAATAACAATAGAACAAAATGCAAAAAAAATTCAAAGAGCAAAAGAGAACTTTCAAAATGCAAATGTTTCAGAACACATAGCAATTCAAGAAGGATTGGCAATGCAAATTTTACAAGAACTCAGTTTGAATGAAGATTACAAAGTATTTTTTGATTTTGTATTAATTGATGCAGATAAAGAAAATGTTATTGAATATTTTGATATGATATTACCCATGGTATCAGTAGGCGGAGTAATTGTTACAGACAACATGTTATATCCTGAAAAATATAGAGAAAGTATGAAAGAATATTCATCACACATACAAGCAATTCAAAATGTTAGAACTATAACTTCACCAATAGGAAATGGTGAAGAAATTACAATAAAGTTAAGATGA